A window from Hymenobacter volaticus encodes these proteins:
- a CDS encoding GNAT family N-acetyltransferase has protein sequence MILRVANAADAQYVETLCQWYEESAKQRGVGIAKRDPNYLIKKMDRGDSIIAFIDDQLAGFCYIETFEDNKFVVNSGLIVNTELRKEGLGRAIKHEVFKLSRTKYPMAKIFGITTSMAVMKINTELGYKPVTFTELTQSDDFWKGCSGCKNYGILMENQRKMCLCTGMVYDTLNDQYSQPAQASIEILNQEK, from the coding sequence ATGATTTTACGCGTAGCCAATGCTGCCGACGCGCAGTATGTGGAAACCCTTTGTCAATGGTATGAGGAATCTGCCAAACAGCGCGGCGTAGGCATCGCCAAGCGAGACCCTAACTATCTGATTAAAAAGATGGATAGAGGTGACTCCATTATTGCTTTCATCGACGATCAGCTGGCTGGCTTCTGCTACATCGAAACCTTCGAGGACAACAAGTTTGTGGTCAACTCGGGGCTGATAGTGAACACCGAGCTGCGTAAGGAGGGGTTGGGCCGGGCTATCAAGCACGAGGTGTTCAAGCTTTCCCGAACCAAGTATCCGATGGCTAAGATTTTCGGTATCACGACCAGCATGGCCGTGATGAAAATTAACACCGAGCTAGGATACAAACCCGTTACGTTCACCGAGCTAACGCAAAGCGACGACTTCTGGAAAGGCTGCTCAGGCTGCAAGAACTACGGCATCTTGATGGAGAATCAGCGCAAAATGTGTCTCTGTACCGGTATGGTCTACGACACGCTGAACGACCAGTACAGCCAGCCGGCACAAGCTAGCATCGAAATCTTAAATCAGGAGAAGTGA
- the argB gene encoding acetylglutamate kinase: MSKVLKIFKIGGGIIDDESQLRYFLGELVRIEGPKILVHGGGKGASQMLSRLGIEPQMVEGRRITDAATLDIVTMFYAGKTNKQVVALLQAQGVNALGLSGADGNVILATKRPVRTIDYGFVGDLNEQSVNTALLTQLLEAGLTPIFCAITHDGQGQLLNTNADTIASTLARALAGSYAVELHFCFEKDGVLTDINDESSVIPRITAEQYQALKAEGVIAAGMVPKLDNAFAALEAGVATVVIENALKINEPVKTILCQS, from the coding sequence ATGAGCAAAGTCCTGAAAATATTCAAAATAGGAGGCGGTATTATTGATGATGAATCGCAACTCCGCTATTTTCTTGGCGAACTAGTGCGCATCGAAGGCCCTAAAATATTGGTACACGGCGGCGGCAAAGGTGCCAGCCAAATGCTCAGCCGCCTCGGCATCGAGCCCCAAATGGTGGAAGGCCGCCGCATCACCGATGCTGCCACCCTCGACATTGTAACCATGTTCTACGCCGGCAAAACCAACAAGCAAGTAGTAGCGCTGCTGCAAGCACAGGGCGTAAATGCCCTCGGTCTCTCGGGCGCCGACGGCAACGTCATCCTGGCTACCAAGCGCCCCGTGCGTACTATTGATTACGGATTTGTGGGCGACCTAAATGAGCAAAGCGTCAACACTGCCCTGCTGACGCAGTTGCTGGAAGCTGGCCTCACCCCTATTTTTTGTGCCATCACCCATGACGGTCAGGGCCAGTTGCTCAATACCAACGCCGACACCATCGCCAGCACCCTGGCTCGCGCCTTGGCGGGCTCTTACGCGGTGGAGCTGCATTTCTGCTTCGAGAAGGACGGCGTGCTAACCGATATTAACGATGAATCCTCGGTGATTCCGCGCATCACGGCCGAGCAATATCAGGCCCTGAAGGCAGAAGGCGTTATTGCCGCCGGCATGGTACCCAAACTCGACAACGCCTTTGCGGCGCTAGAAGCTGGCGTAGCCACGGTAGTCATCGAAAACGCCTTGAAAATCAACGAGCCCGTGAAGACAATTCTATGCCAGAGCTAA